A genomic window from Lepisosteus oculatus isolate fLepOcu1 chromosome 27, fLepOcu1.hap2, whole genome shotgun sequence includes:
- the LOC138225384 gene encoding carcinoembryonic antigen-related cell adhesion molecule 1-like codes for MVTAAADTLAGLVTLNVFAPVSNVTVQANITDPVEFNDTVRLSCSASGSVPSYRWLNDSSEVTAGQRFQLSEDNRTLTISSVLRSDRGPLYCFVSNSFSNATSQPVYLNVLSPPGGGGGGGGSLSRGAIAGIVIAVLVAVGLIVGLVYFLMTRQGSSPRETTNSSVMYENSEGLKDHMMYMNLPAGHQKKAAQPSPAAPESTYTSLQFPDNSTYGNLNRS; via the exons ATGGTCACAGCTGCAGCAGATACACTGGCTGGACTGGTGACACTGAACGTGTTCG CGCCAGTGTCCAATGTGACTGTCCAGGCCAACATCACTGACCCAGTGGAGTTCAATGACACTGTGAGGCTGAGCTGCAGTGCCTCGGGTTCGGTCCCCTCGTACCGATGGCTCAATGACTCCTCTGAGGTCACAGCTGGCCAGCGCTTCCAGCTGAGTGAGGACAATCGGACCCTGACCATATCCAGCGTGCTGAGGTCCGATCGGGGGCCCCTGTACTGCTTTGTGTCCAACTCATTCAGCAACGCCACCAGCCAGCCCGTCTATCTCAACGTCCTGT ctccgccaggaggaggaggaggaggagggggctcTCTGAGCAGAGGAGCCATCGCTGGGATTGTGATCGCGGTGCTGGTGGCTGTGGGCCTCATCGTCGGACTCGTCTACTTCCTGATGACGAGACAGGG GAGCAGCCCCAGGGAGACCACTAACA GCTCTGTGATGTATGAAAACTCTGAGGGGCTGAAGGATCACATGATGTACATGAACCTGCCTGCTGGTCACCAG AAGAAAGCAGCCCAGCCCAGTCCTGCAGCTCCAGAGAGCACCTACACT